In Kryptolebias marmoratus isolate JLee-2015 linkage group LG20, ASM164957v2, whole genome shotgun sequence, a genomic segment contains:
- the gigyf2 gene encoding GRB10-interacting GYF protein 2 isoform X9 codes for MAETQTLNFGPEWLRALSGGGGGGGSGGGGSGSGLGGVSGSSSLIASPPLSPALPKYKLADYRYGREEMLALYVKDNKIPIDLHDKEFLSILQEEPLPPLALVSFTEEEQRNFSMSVNSAAVLRLTGRGGGPIAGAPRGRSTSRGRGRGRGDGGFYQRSFDDVEGFGRGVREMHRSQSWEERGERRFEKPGRKDPEAAPGHFPMNHIRGAYEDGGAGLPRKHDFTRSESENWRTSRDDQNGEDDEGVWRLAGSQRDNDRWCPPSPDGPRSAGWREHPDQRRRFPFDAREDERGYRRQRSGSGSFEDERDSLPEWCLEDADEEAGTFDSSGAFLSLKKASKEPIPEEAELDFKPLEECEEGLEEADTSPRDTKETEKEAKREADRKEFARVSEEAPAVHPPVASAALESHPPAQSLSPSHPHRTEESERPAERQPPLELPPEPCKAPMRVPMSTSILESLPMTHVSSALPEVSAPSSSVHLPQQKPMEVPMVMSNPSPFTSSILAPISRPTIMPHDTDEDEGLKHFEQEAEKMVAYLQDSGVDDDRLTAKTSEKPKPAGLPLTHEAALKWFYKDPQGEIQGPFSNQEMSEWFQAGYFTMSLLVKRGCDEVFQPLGEIMKIWGRVPFSPGPAPPPLQSDGDQERLKRQQELTALNLYQLQQLQYQYLLRQQYAQAMAQQKALVLNSAPLQQQQQHQQQINHLLQQYQALKISASDSLLPPVTRSLSVPDSGSVWEMQNPSSQASCTPNLQQAAASTWEGSSVWDLPIDSMAQAPTIEQMQQFEKAKSAKLELERREAEMRAKREEEERKRLEEALRARQEEERKRREEEELARQKQEEALRRQRELEEAQRRQKEEEERLAQEEALQKLEERRREEEEKQKREEFLRKQEEEQRKQEELEALRRHEEEKRAEEEAAAAAAAAAAAAAAALAQQQEEQKRREQEAQRHQELQRQRQQQQEALRRLQQQQQQQQQLAQIKLPSSSKWGQQSTNTLNPAQNALSLAEIQKLEEERERLTLEEQRRQQQEHLKQQQQAALQQAQQSHAKLSGWGNVAKQPAMTKSLLEIQREEAQQMKQRKEQPHHPHPVATQQARPQNRTPSLSNSVWGSVNTSTNWGSDPSSIWGDTHNSNMGFWDEAVKEAVQQPPQNKKGNSQKNNKGNANLSNSLSGRSSKKVEEEEKLLKLFQGVSKSQQDTFMQWCEQTLHTLNTANNLDVPTFASFLKEVDSPYEVHDYVRAYLGDTPESKDFAKQFLERRAKQNANQQKQAPSNQQLAKQQQQQQQDSVWGGTGPSTIYQSNHMSSQQQQRFETVTSGKKKKKQKMVRADPSLLGFSVNASSERLNMGEIETLEDF; via the exons atggccgaAACCCAGACGCTTAACTTTGGACCAGAATG gCTCCGTGCCCTGTCCGGAGGCGGTGGCGGTGGCGGCAGCGGCGGTGGCGGCAGCGGCAGTGGACTCGGTGGAGTCAGTGGAAGCAGCAGCCTCATTGCCTCTCCACCCCTCTCACCTGCGTTGCCAAAGTATAAACTCGCAGACTATCGCTACGGGAGAGAAGAAATGCTAGCACTTTATGTAAAGGATAACAAG ATCCCTATAGACCTACATGATAAGGAGTTCCTGTCCATACTGCAAGAGGAACCCTTACCACCTCTGGCACTTGTGTCTTTTACAGAGGAGGAACAG agaaaCTTTTCCATGTCTGTAAACAGCGCAGCTGTACTTCGGCTGACAGGGCGGGGAGGCGGACCGATAGCCGGGGCGCCGAGGGGCCGAAGTACATCAAGAGGTAGAG GTCGGGGAAGAGGTGACGGAGGCTTTTACCAAAGAAGTTTTGACGACGTGGAGGGTTTTGGGCGCGGAGTGCGAGAAATGCATCGCTCTCAAAGCTGGGAAGAAAG GGGGGAGAGACGATTTGAAAAGCCAGGACGAAAAGATCCAG AAGCTGCTCCAGGACATTTTCCGATGAATCACA TTCGAGGCGCTTACGAGGACGGCGGGGCGGGACTGCCGAGGAAGCACGACTTTACGCGCTCAGAGAGCGAGAACTGGCGCACTTCTCGCGATGATCAGAACGGTGAGGATGATGAGGGGGTCTGGCGCCTGGCAGGTTCTCAACGGGACAATGACCGGTGGTGCCCCCCGAGCCCAG ACGGGCCTCGGTCGGCAGGGTGGCGGGAACACCCGGACCAGCGTCGGCGTTTCCCGTTCGACGCGCGGGAAGACGAGCGCGGCTACAGGAGGCAGAGGTCGGGCAGCGGCAGCTTTGAGGACGAGAGGGACAGCTTGCCCGAGTGGTGTCTGGAGGACGCAGACGAAGAAGCGGGCACATTCGACTCCTCGGGGGCATTTCTGTCTCTAAAG AAAGCATCAAAGGAGCCGATCCCAGAAGAAGCAGAGCTCGACTTCAAACCCTTGGAGGAGTGTGAAGAGGGCCTGGAGGAGGCGGACACGTCGCCCAGGGACAccaaagagacagaaaaggagGCCAAAAGAGAAGCTGACAGAAAAG agtttGCCAGAGTCTCGGAAGAGGCTCCAGCTGTTCATCCACCTGTTGCCTCGGCGGCCTTGGAATCCCATCCCCCGGCGCAGAGTTTATCCCCCAGCCACCCCCACAGGACGGAGGAGTCCGAGAGACCGGCCGAGCGCCAGCCGCCCCTTGAGCTCCCGCCAGAGCCGTGCAAAGCGCCCATGCGTGTCCCGATGTCCACAAGCATTTTGGAGTCTCTACCCATGACCCACGTTTCCAGCGCCCTGCCAG AGGTGTCTGCTCCATCATCATCGGTTCATCTACCACAGCAGAAGCCCATGGAGGTCCCTATGGTCATGAGCAATCCCTCACCCTTCACATCAAGCATATTAGCACCTATAAGCAGGCCCACCATTATGCCACACGACACCGACGAAGACGAGGGACTAAAACACTTTGAGCAA GAGGCAGAAAAGATGGTAGCGTACCTACAAGACAGCGGCGTGGACGATGACAGACTGACCGCGAAGACGTCAGAAAAGCCCAAGCCTGCAGGCCTGCCTCTGACCCACGAAGCAGCCCTCAAGTGGTTTTACAAAGACCCGCAGGGGGAGATACAGG GTCCGTTCAGCAATCAGGAGATGTCGGAGTGGTTTCAGGCTGGTTATTTCACCATGTCGTTGTTGGTCAAAAGAGGCTGCGATGAAGTGTTTCAGCCTCTGGGAGAGATCATGAAGATTTGGGGGAGGGTGCCATTTTCTCCAGGCCCTGCACCTCCACCCCTACAA TCTGATGGTGACCAGGAAAGGTTGAAAAGGCAGCAGGAGCTCACCGCCCTCAACCTTTACCAGTTACAGCAGCTCCAATATCAATACCTCCTCAG GCAGCAATATGCCCAGGCTATGGCCCAGCAGAAAGCTTTAGTTCTTAACTCAGCTcctcttcagcagcagcagcagcaccaacaGCAGATAAACCACCTTCTACAGCAATACCAAGCTCTGAAGATAAG CGCTTCAGATAGTCTTCTACCTCCCGTGACTCGATCCCTGTCTGTACCAGACTCTGGTTCTGTGTGGGAAATGCAGAACCCATCCTCTCAGGCTTCCTGCACACCAAACCTCCAACAAGCTGCCGCAAGCA CATGGGAAGGCAGCAGCGTCTGGGATTTGCCGATAGACTCAATGGCGCAGGCTCCGACGATCGAGCAGATGCAGCAGTTTGAGAAGGCCAAGTCTGCAAAG ctggagctggagcggCGCGAGGCAGAAATGAGAGCGAAACGGGAGGAAGAAGAGCGGAAACGCTTGGAGGAGGCTCTCAGGGCTcggcaggaggaggagcggaAACGacgggaagaggaggagctggcGCGACAGAAACAG GAGGAGGCTTTGAGGCGGCAAAGGGAACTAGAGGAGGCGCAGCGTaggcaaaaagaagaagaggagaggctggCGCAGGAGGAAGCACTCCAAAAATTAGAAGAAAGGCGgagggaagaggaagagaaacagaaacgGGAAGAGTTCCTTCGTAAACAA gaagaggagcagagaaagcaggAAGAACTAGAAGCATTAAGGAGGCATGAGGAGGAGAAACGGGCAGAGGAAGAGGCAGCCGCCGccgcagcagctgctgcagctgccgccgccgccgctcttGCACAACAACAGGAGGAGCAAAAAAGAAGAGAGCAGGAGGCCCAAAGAcaccaggagctgcagagacagcgacagcagcagcaggaggccCTCAGacggctgcagcagcaacagcagcagcagcagcagcttgcaCAAATAAAG CTTCCATCTTCTTCTAAGTGGGGGCAGCAATCAACCAACACTCTAAACCCGGCTCAGAACGCCCTGTCGCTGGCCGAGATCCAGAAACTCGAGGAGGAGAGGGAACGACTGACGCTGGAGGAG CAGAGACGTCAGCAGCAAGAGcacctgaagcagcagcagcaggcggcCCTGCAGCAGGCTCAGCAGTCCCACGCCAAGCTGTCCGGCTGGGGCAACGTGGCCAAACAGCCCGCCATGACCAAGTCTCTGCTGGAGATCCAGAGGGAAGAAGCCCAGCAGATGAAGCAGCGGAAGGAGCAGCCGCACCATCCGCACCCCGTCGCCACCCAACAGGCCCGACCGCAAAACCGAACC CCGTCACTCAGTAACTCGGTATGGGGGTCTGTCAACACCAGCACCAACTGGGGCTCAGATCCCAGCAGCATCTGGGGCGACACCCACAACTCAAACATGGGCTTCTGGGACGAAGCCGTGAAGGAGGCGGTCCAGCAGCCCCCCCAGAACAAAAAAGGCAACTCTCAGAAGAACAATAAGGGCAACGCCAACCTCAG TAACTCTCTGAGTGGGCGAAGCAGCAAGAAAgtagaagaggaggagaagctgctgaagTTGTTCCAAGGCGTCAGTAAGAGCCAGCAGGACACCTTCATGCAGTGGTGCGAGCAAACGCTGCACACGCTCAACACCGCCAACAACCTGGATG TTCCTACGTTTGCATCCTTCTTGAAGGAGGTGGACTCCCCGTACGAGGTGCACGACTACGTCAGGGCCTACTTGGGAGACACCCCCGAGTCCAAGGACTTTGCCAAGCAGTTCCTCGAACGCCGTGCCAAACAGAACGCCAACCAACAGAAGCAGGCGCCATCGAACCAACAGCTCgccaagcagcagcagcagcagcagcag GACTCAGTGTGGGGCGGAACCGGACCCTCGACAATCTACCAGTCGAACCACATgagcagccagcagcagcagcggttTGAGACGGTCACCtcagggaagaagaagaagaagcagaagatgGTGCGAGCAGACCCCAGCCTTTTAG GTTTTTCTGTCAACGCGTCGTCCGAGAGGCTGAATATGGGAGAAATCGAGACTCTGGAGGACTTTTAA
- the gigyf2 gene encoding GRB10-interacting GYF protein 2 isoform X2 translates to MAETQTLNFGPEWLRALSGGGGGGGSGGGGSGSGLGGVSGSSSLIASPPLSPALPKYKLADYRYGREEMLALYVKDNKIPIDLHDKEFLSILQEEPLPPLALVSFTEEEQRNFSMSVNSAAVLRLTGRGGGPIAGAPRGRSTSRGRGRGRGDGGFYQRSFDDVEGFGRGVREMHRSQSWEERGERRFEKPGRKDPAEAAPGHFPMNHIRGAYEDGGAGLPRKHDFTRSESENWRTSRDDQNGEDDEGVWRLAGSQRDNDRWCPPSPDGPRSAGWREHPDQRRRFPFDAREDERGYRRQRSGSGSFEDERDSLPEWCLEDADEEAGTFDSSGAFLSLKKASKEPIPEEAELDFKPLEECEEGLEEADTSPRDTKETEKEAKREADRKEFARVSEEAPAVHPPVASAALESHPPAQSLSPSHPHRTEESERPAERQPPLELPPEPCKAPMRVPMSTSILESLPMTHVSSALPEVSAPSSSVHLPQQKPMEVPMVMSNPSPFTSSILAPISRPTIMPHDTDEDEGLKHFEQEAEKMVAYLQDSGVDDDRLTAKTSEKPKPAGLPLTHEAALKWFYKDPQGEIQGPFSNQEMSEWFQAGYFTMSLLVKRGCDEVFQPLGEIMKIWGRVPFSPGPAPPPLQSDGDQERLKRQQELTALNLYQLQQLQYQYLLRQQYAQAMAQQKALVLNSAPLQQQQQHQQQINHLLQQYQALKISASDSLLPPVTRSLSVPDSGSVWEMQNPSSQASCTPNLQQAAASTWEGSSVWDLPIDSMAQAPTIEQMQQFEKAKSAKLELERREAEMRAKREEEERKRLEEALRARQEEERKRREEEELARQKQEEALRRQRELEEAQRRQKEEEERLAQEEALQKLEERRREEEEKQKREEFLRKQEEEQRKQEELEALRRHEEEKRAEEEAAAAAAAAAAAAAAALAQQQEEQKRREQEAQRHQELQRQRQQQQEALRRLQQQQQQQQQLAQIKLPSSSKWGQQSTNTLNPAQNALSLAEIQKLEEERERLTLEEQRRQQQEHLKQQQQAALQQAQQSHAKLSGWGNVAKQPAMTKSLLEIQREEAQQMKQRKEQPHHPHPVATQQARPQNRTPSLSNSVWGSVNTSTNWGSDPSSIWGDTHNSNMGFWDEAVKEAVQQPPQNKKGNSQKNNKGNANLSNSLSGRSSKKVEEEEKLLKLFQGVSKSQQDTFMQWCEQTLHTLNTANNLDVPTFASFLKEVDSPYEVHDYVRAYLGDTPESKDFAKQFLERRAKQNANQQKQAPSNQQLAKQQQQQQQDSVWGGTGPSTIYQSNHMSSQQQQRFETVTSGKKKKKQKMVRADPSLLGFSVNASSERLNMGEIETLEDF, encoded by the exons atggccgaAACCCAGACGCTTAACTTTGGACCAGAATG gCTCCGTGCCCTGTCCGGAGGCGGTGGCGGTGGCGGCAGCGGCGGTGGCGGCAGCGGCAGTGGACTCGGTGGAGTCAGTGGAAGCAGCAGCCTCATTGCCTCTCCACCCCTCTCACCTGCGTTGCCAAAGTATAAACTCGCAGACTATCGCTACGGGAGAGAAGAAATGCTAGCACTTTATGTAAAGGATAACAAG ATCCCTATAGACCTACATGATAAGGAGTTCCTGTCCATACTGCAAGAGGAACCCTTACCACCTCTGGCACTTGTGTCTTTTACAGAGGAGGAACAG agaaaCTTTTCCATGTCTGTAAACAGCGCAGCTGTACTTCGGCTGACAGGGCGGGGAGGCGGACCGATAGCCGGGGCGCCGAGGGGCCGAAGTACATCAAGAGGTAGAG GTCGGGGAAGAGGTGACGGAGGCTTTTACCAAAGAAGTTTTGACGACGTGGAGGGTTTTGGGCGCGGAGTGCGAGAAATGCATCGCTCTCAAAGCTGGGAAGAAAG GGGGGAGAGACGATTTGAAAAGCCAGGACGAAAAGATCCAG CAGAAGCTGCTCCAGGACATTTTCCGATGAATCACA TTCGAGGCGCTTACGAGGACGGCGGGGCGGGACTGCCGAGGAAGCACGACTTTACGCGCTCAGAGAGCGAGAACTGGCGCACTTCTCGCGATGATCAGAACGGTGAGGATGATGAGGGGGTCTGGCGCCTGGCAGGTTCTCAACGGGACAATGACCGGTGGTGCCCCCCGAGCCCAG ACGGGCCTCGGTCGGCAGGGTGGCGGGAACACCCGGACCAGCGTCGGCGTTTCCCGTTCGACGCGCGGGAAGACGAGCGCGGCTACAGGAGGCAGAGGTCGGGCAGCGGCAGCTTTGAGGACGAGAGGGACAGCTTGCCCGAGTGGTGTCTGGAGGACGCAGACGAAGAAGCGGGCACATTCGACTCCTCGGGGGCATTTCTGTCTCTAAAG AAAGCATCAAAGGAGCCGATCCCAGAAGAAGCAGAGCTCGACTTCAAACCCTTGGAGGAGTGTGAAGAGGGCCTGGAGGAGGCGGACACGTCGCCCAGGGACAccaaagagacagaaaaggagGCCAAAAGAGAAGCTGACAGAAAAG agtttGCCAGAGTCTCGGAAGAGGCTCCAGCTGTTCATCCACCTGTTGCCTCGGCGGCCTTGGAATCCCATCCCCCGGCGCAGAGTTTATCCCCCAGCCACCCCCACAGGACGGAGGAGTCCGAGAGACCGGCCGAGCGCCAGCCGCCCCTTGAGCTCCCGCCAGAGCCGTGCAAAGCGCCCATGCGTGTCCCGATGTCCACAAGCATTTTGGAGTCTCTACCCATGACCCACGTTTCCAGCGCCCTGCCAG AGGTGTCTGCTCCATCATCATCGGTTCATCTACCACAGCAGAAGCCCATGGAGGTCCCTATGGTCATGAGCAATCCCTCACCCTTCACATCAAGCATATTAGCACCTATAAGCAGGCCCACCATTATGCCACACGACACCGACGAAGACGAGGGACTAAAACACTTTGAGCAA GAGGCAGAAAAGATGGTAGCGTACCTACAAGACAGCGGCGTGGACGATGACAGACTGACCGCGAAGACGTCAGAAAAGCCCAAGCCTGCAGGCCTGCCTCTGACCCACGAAGCAGCCCTCAAGTGGTTTTACAAAGACCCGCAGGGGGAGATACAGG GTCCGTTCAGCAATCAGGAGATGTCGGAGTGGTTTCAGGCTGGTTATTTCACCATGTCGTTGTTGGTCAAAAGAGGCTGCGATGAAGTGTTTCAGCCTCTGGGAGAGATCATGAAGATTTGGGGGAGGGTGCCATTTTCTCCAGGCCCTGCACCTCCACCCCTACAA TCTGATGGTGACCAGGAAAGGTTGAAAAGGCAGCAGGAGCTCACCGCCCTCAACCTTTACCAGTTACAGCAGCTCCAATATCAATACCTCCTCAG GCAGCAATATGCCCAGGCTATGGCCCAGCAGAAAGCTTTAGTTCTTAACTCAGCTcctcttcagcagcagcagcagcaccaacaGCAGATAAACCACCTTCTACAGCAATACCAAGCTCTGAAGATAAG CGCTTCAGATAGTCTTCTACCTCCCGTGACTCGATCCCTGTCTGTACCAGACTCTGGTTCTGTGTGGGAAATGCAGAACCCATCCTCTCAGGCTTCCTGCACACCAAACCTCCAACAAGCTGCCGCAAGCA CATGGGAAGGCAGCAGCGTCTGGGATTTGCCGATAGACTCAATGGCGCAGGCTCCGACGATCGAGCAGATGCAGCAGTTTGAGAAGGCCAAGTCTGCAAAG ctggagctggagcggCGCGAGGCAGAAATGAGAGCGAAACGGGAGGAAGAAGAGCGGAAACGCTTGGAGGAGGCTCTCAGGGCTcggcaggaggaggagcggaAACGacgggaagaggaggagctggcGCGACAGAAACAG GAGGAGGCTTTGAGGCGGCAAAGGGAACTAGAGGAGGCGCAGCGTaggcaaaaagaagaagaggagaggctggCGCAGGAGGAAGCACTCCAAAAATTAGAAGAAAGGCGgagggaagaggaagagaaacagaaacgGGAAGAGTTCCTTCGTAAACAA gaagaggagcagagaaagcaggAAGAACTAGAAGCATTAAGGAGGCATGAGGAGGAGAAACGGGCAGAGGAAGAGGCAGCCGCCGccgcagcagctgctgcagctgccgccgccgccgctcttGCACAACAACAGGAGGAGCAAAAAAGAAGAGAGCAGGAGGCCCAAAGAcaccaggagctgcagagacagcgacagcagcagcaggaggccCTCAGacggctgcagcagcaacagcagcagcagcagcagcttgcaCAAATAAAG CTTCCATCTTCTTCTAAGTGGGGGCAGCAATCAACCAACACTCTAAACCCGGCTCAGAACGCCCTGTCGCTGGCCGAGATCCAGAAACTCGAGGAGGAGAGGGAACGACTGACGCTGGAGGAG CAGAGACGTCAGCAGCAAGAGcacctgaagcagcagcagcaggcggcCCTGCAGCAGGCTCAGCAGTCCCACGCCAAGCTGTCCGGCTGGGGCAACGTGGCCAAACAGCCCGCCATGACCAAGTCTCTGCTGGAGATCCAGAGGGAAGAAGCCCAGCAGATGAAGCAGCGGAAGGAGCAGCCGCACCATCCGCACCCCGTCGCCACCCAACAGGCCCGACCGCAAAACCGAACC CCGTCACTCAGTAACTCGGTATGGGGGTCTGTCAACACCAGCACCAACTGGGGCTCAGATCCCAGCAGCATCTGGGGCGACACCCACAACTCAAACATGGGCTTCTGGGACGAAGCCGTGAAGGAGGCGGTCCAGCAGCCCCCCCAGAACAAAAAAGGCAACTCTCAGAAGAACAATAAGGGCAACGCCAACCTCAG TAACTCTCTGAGTGGGCGAAGCAGCAAGAAAgtagaagaggaggagaagctgctgaagTTGTTCCAAGGCGTCAGTAAGAGCCAGCAGGACACCTTCATGCAGTGGTGCGAGCAAACGCTGCACACGCTCAACACCGCCAACAACCTGGATG TTCCTACGTTTGCATCCTTCTTGAAGGAGGTGGACTCCCCGTACGAGGTGCACGACTACGTCAGGGCCTACTTGGGAGACACCCCCGAGTCCAAGGACTTTGCCAAGCAGTTCCTCGAACGCCGTGCCAAACAGAACGCCAACCAACAGAAGCAGGCGCCATCGAACCAACAGCTCgccaagcagcagcagcagcagcagcag GACTCAGTGTGGGGCGGAACCGGACCCTCGACAATCTACCAGTCGAACCACATgagcagccagcagcagcagcggttTGAGACGGTCACCtcagggaagaagaagaagaagcagaagatgGTGCGAGCAGACCCCAGCCTTTTAG GTTTTTCTGTCAACGCGTCGTCCGAGAGGCTGAATATGGGAGAAATCGAGACTCTGGAGGACTTTTAA